The Aliivibrio fischeri genome contains a region encoding:
- a CDS encoding baseplate J/gp47 family protein, with translation MPYSVPTLRQLIETGLIDIESSLDEVLPKFGIEQALNVSVSGSVRDLYDYITFVVRQIIPTTESEDQTIIDTARYEGIVQKLATYAVGPVTLTGNTSVPIGTKLSHQNGQVYTVTFANPPSSGTVVVTVQADEVGVDGNLVSGEILTLVSAVPGIQTNGISNGIIGGAEDESIASVLDRLLFRKRNPPMGGAVYDYVAWCREVPGVSRAWAVDFYQGGSTVGYAFVFDEREDILPTYSDYVAMNSYIFRHPDPSTGSNVGRPAGIEVIAIQLTLKTIDIDVIISPDTPDNRTAVERSIRSFTQTLSPGQTMYKNSLGTAIGSTPGIDNYTIDLAADVPAQTEELNTIGAIIWGTL, from the coding sequence ATGCCTTATAGTGTTCCTACTCTTAGACAGCTCATTGAAACGGGTTTAATTGATATTGAATCATCGTTAGATGAAGTGCTACCAAAGTTCGGAATTGAGCAAGCGCTTAATGTTTCTGTAAGCGGAAGTGTGCGTGATTTATACGACTACATTACCTTTGTTGTTCGACAAATTATTCCAACTACAGAGTCAGAAGACCAAACGATTATTGATACCGCTCGTTATGAAGGTATTGTTCAAAAATTGGCAACTTATGCGGTTGGTCCTGTCACTTTAACTGGTAATACATCGGTTCCTATTGGCACGAAATTAAGCCATCAAAACGGTCAAGTTTATACGGTTACTTTTGCTAATCCGCCATCAAGTGGAACGGTTGTTGTTACGGTTCAAGCCGATGAAGTTGGTGTTGATGGTAACTTGGTTTCAGGCGAAATATTAACCTTGGTTTCTGCGGTTCCTGGTATTCAAACAAATGGTATTTCAAACGGCATTATTGGTGGTGCAGAAGATGAGTCAATCGCCTCAGTTTTAGACCGATTATTGTTTAGAAAACGTAATCCGCCAATGGGTGGTGCTGTGTACGATTACGTTGCTTGGTGTCGTGAAGTTCCGGGCGTAAGTCGTGCATGGGCTGTAGACTTTTATCAAGGCGGTTCCACCGTTGGTTATGCGTTTGTTTTTGATGAAAGAGAGGATATTTTACCAACCTATTCCGATTATGTAGCGATGAATAGTTACATATTTCGTCATCCTGACCCATCAACAGGATCTAACGTTGGTAGGCCAGCAGGAATTGAAGTAATAGCAATTCAATTAACGTTAAAAACTATCGATATTGATGTAATTATTTCTCCAGATACGCCCGATAATAGAACCGCTGTCGAGCGGAGTATTCGCTCTTTTACACAAACGTTAAGTCCAGGGCAAACTATGTATAAAAACAGTCTTGGAACCGCCATTGGTTCTACGCCTGGTATTGATAATTATACGATCGATTTAGCTGCTGATGTTCCTGCTCAAACTGAGGAATTAAACACAATAGGAGCCATCATATGGGGCACTCTATAG
- a CDS encoding DUF2635 domain-containing protein, whose protein sequence is MMITVKPKKEDVLVRKPDGTHLDKKGEKVKRTAFWVRRINDGDVIRVEAEEHKAKEAKAKASTKDKGDK, encoded by the coding sequence ATGATGATTACTGTAAAACCTAAAAAAGAAGACGTTCTTGTTCGTAAGCCTGACGGAACGCACCTAGACAAAAAAGGCGAAAAAGTAAAGCGCACTGCTTTTTGGGTTCGACGCATCAATGATGGTGATGTTATCCGCGTTGAAGCCGAAGAGCACAAAGCCAAAGAAGCGAAAGCGAAGGCAAGCACTAAAGATAAAGGAGACAAATAA
- a CDS encoding phage tail sheath subtilisin-like domain-containing protein: MSLGSIPNDIRVPLVYIDIDNSQALSGTPAQAQKILVIGQQLSGAAATPLTLERITTSESRWDELYGKGSMMALMLKKLRKANFSTDVYALGVADLTAGTQAKAELTITASNAKAGVIALLVAGQSVQVAVKDDNTAAEIATAVIAKVTELTNLPVSVALKSGETEVVEFTCKHKGLTGNDLDIRYNYYDGEVLPQGVTLVKTAFTGGAGTPDMASIVAAIPDEWYNHVVNPYNDTQSMNDLRDELVERWGPLKMIEGIAYTAFRGTFAESGSYGQARNDFLFSCMGTNAAPNPTWEWAASYAGVASYNLAIDPARPLQTLILPSLLPPQKEVVWDLTERNLLLKDGIATYTVTPGGQVAIEREISMYRENIYGDPDPSYLDITTPATLGYLRYSMRTMVTNRYPRHKLANDDVLPQLDPAQPVVTPKLMRLAILDLAQQWVTQGLIEDYDLFAETLEVYRDANDKNRLNCVAHPDIVNQLRIFAALFQFKL, translated from the coding sequence ATGTCACTAGGTTCTATCCCCAATGATATTCGCGTTCCTCTGGTTTATATTGATATTGATAACAGCCAGGCACTAAGCGGAACGCCAGCGCAAGCACAAAAGATTTTGGTGATTGGTCAGCAATTATCAGGCGCAGCAGCAACGCCGTTAACCCTAGAGCGCATTACAACGAGCGAAAGCCGTTGGGACGAGCTATATGGAAAAGGCTCAATGATGGCTCTTATGCTTAAAAAGCTGCGTAAGGCTAACTTCTCTACCGATGTTTACGCTCTTGGTGTTGCTGATTTAACCGCAGGAACGCAAGCAAAAGCAGAGTTAACTATTACGGCATCCAATGCAAAAGCAGGTGTGATCGCTTTATTAGTGGCTGGTCAATCGGTTCAAGTAGCAGTTAAAGACGATAACACCGCTGCTGAAATTGCTACTGCTGTTATCGCAAAGGTCACTGAGCTAACAAACCTTCCTGTTTCAGTTGCACTAAAATCAGGTGAAACAGAAGTCGTTGAGTTTACTTGTAAGCACAAAGGCTTAACGGGTAATGACTTAGATATTCGCTATAACTACTACGATGGTGAAGTGCTTCCTCAAGGTGTCACACTGGTTAAAACGGCATTTACAGGTGGTGCAGGCACACCAGATATGGCGTCCATTGTTGCCGCTATTCCTGATGAATGGTACAACCACGTGGTCAACCCATACAACGACACTCAAAGCATGAACGACTTGCGAGATGAATTAGTCGAGCGTTGGGGTCCACTTAAAATGATTGAAGGTATTGCCTATACCGCTTTTCGTGGCACGTTTGCTGAATCGGGATCTTACGGCCAAGCACGTAATGATTTCTTATTTAGCTGTATGGGAACCAATGCCGCACCTAACCCAACATGGGAATGGGCAGCCAGTTATGCAGGTGTTGCCTCATACAACTTAGCGATTGACCCTGCGCGTCCGCTGCAAACGTTAATTTTGCCAAGTTTATTACCACCGCAAAAAGAAGTGGTTTGGGATTTAACCGAGCGCAACCTTCTACTTAAAGATGGCATTGCAACGTATACCGTCACACCGGGTGGACAAGTCGCCATTGAGCGTGAAATCTCAATGTACCGTGAAAACATTTACGGTGACCCAGACCCAAGCTATTTAGATATTACTACGCCTGCAACATTGGGCTACTTACGTTACTCGATGCGTACCATGGTAACCAACCGTTACCCACGCCATAAGTTAGCTAATGATGATGTTCTGCCACAGTTAGACCCTGCTCAACCCGTGGTAACACCAAAGCTAATGCGTTTAGCTATTTTAGACCTAGCTCAACAATGGGTAACGCAAGGTCTGATTGAAGATTACGATCTCTTTGCGGAAACCTTAGAAGTGTATCGTGATGCGAATGATAAGAACCGCTTGAACTGCGTAGCGCATCCAGACATCGTGAATCAGTTACGAATCTTTGCAGCACTGTTTCAATTTAAACTTTAG
- a CDS encoding Mu-like prophage major head subunit gpT family protein, protein MATEAQIIEALFVSMNAAYVKGVSRAQPQWDKIATEVPSSGASNFYGWLKDLPEIKEWVGDRQLADVGKHGYAITNKTFESSISISRENVEDDQIGQYSVLAERFGDQVTMFPDKLAYPLLVAGFTTLCYDGQNYFDTDHPLDTTPASTFSNVVGDPSTDTGSPWFLIDNSQTLKPIVYQNRRPFVFKNMNPTEEYTWFNNKFAAGTDGRCEVGFSFPQLAIGSKAALTEANYELAVKQLGGMKRADGTPLGVRPTTLVVGYANRAAAKKLIDRMLIEGGDTNIYYQDVEVVVSPFIA, encoded by the coding sequence ATGGCGACTGAAGCTCAAATTATTGAAGCACTATTTGTATCTATGAACGCTGCATATGTGAAAGGTGTTTCACGTGCACAGCCTCAATGGGACAAAATCGCAACCGAAGTTCCATCATCGGGTGCATCAAACTTTTACGGTTGGCTAAAAGACTTACCAGAGATTAAAGAATGGGTTGGCGATCGTCAGCTTGCTGATGTGGGTAAACATGGTTATGCCATCACTAACAAAACGTTTGAAAGTTCTATCTCTATCAGTCGTGAAAATGTTGAAGACGACCAAATCGGTCAGTACTCAGTATTAGCCGAGCGTTTTGGTGACCAAGTTACCATGTTCCCTGATAAGTTAGCGTACCCACTATTGGTAGCTGGCTTCACCACATTGTGTTACGACGGCCAAAACTACTTTGATACGGACCACCCATTAGATACTACACCAGCATCGACGTTCTCAAACGTAGTCGGCGACCCATCTACGGATACAGGTTCACCTTGGTTCTTGATTGATAACTCTCAAACGCTAAAGCCGATTGTGTATCAAAACCGTCGTCCATTCGTGTTTAAGAATATGAACCCGACAGAAGAATACACCTGGTTCAACAACAAATTTGCAGCAGGTACAGATGGCCGCTGTGAAGTTGGTTTCTCATTCCCTCAATTAGCGATTGGTTCTAAAGCTGCGCTAACTGAAGCGAACTATGAGCTTGCGGTTAAACAACTTGGTGGCATGAAGCGTGCGGATGGTACACCACTTGGCGTGCGACCAACGACATTAGTGGTTGGTTACGCTAACCGTGCAGCGGCTAAGAAGTTAATCGATCGAATGCTGATTGAAGGTGGCGATACCAATATCTACTACCAAGATGTGGAAGTTGTGGTTTCACCATTCATCGCATAA
- a CDS encoding phage tail tube protein, producing the protein MGAILGEVVVRANGKQFKTKKGSQLNPGGYTRTPHVGPGRVWGQSKEYTVPTITMVIAADEDVDVLEINAIEFATLTWEGDNGVDYMMTDAAPQGPATLSDSGDINVVFQGNKVSKT; encoded by the coding sequence ATGGGAGCGATTCTTGGCGAAGTGGTTGTTCGTGCTAACGGCAAGCAATTCAAAACGAAGAAAGGTTCACAACTTAACCCAGGTGGTTACACGCGAACCCCACATGTTGGCCCTGGTCGTGTATGGGGTCAATCAAAAGAGTACACAGTACCAACCATTACGATGGTGATTGCGGCGGATGAAGATGTCGATGTACTTGAAATTAATGCGATCGAATTTGCTACGTTAACGTGGGAAGGCGATAACGGCGTTGATTACATGATGACAGACGCAGCACCACAAGGACCAGCCACATTGTCCGACTCAGGTGACATCAATGTCGTATTCCAAGGTAATAAAGTGAGTAAAACCTAA
- a CDS encoding DUF1320 domain-containing protein, with the protein MAIYATKQDLIDRDEQMLWNVAIDRATDQLNDTAIEQALEQADEEIDSFIGRRYVLPLPTVPGMLNKVAMTIAFYWLSDRDQQATDLVEKRYEMALTTLREIANGKRELGLPTVDTPEEGSVGKVELVQTNERLFTRNTLRGVL; encoded by the coding sequence ATGGCTATCTACGCAACCAAGCAAGATTTAATAGATCGTGATGAACAAATGCTTTGGAATGTTGCGATTGATAGAGCAACAGATCAATTGAATGACACTGCCATCGAGCAGGCGTTGGAGCAAGCAGATGAAGAGATCGATTCTTTTATCGGTCGTCGATATGTCCTTCCGCTTCCAACCGTGCCAGGCATGTTAAACAAAGTAGCAATGACTATCGCGTTCTACTGGTTATCAGACCGTGACCAACAAGCTACGGATCTAGTAGAAAAGCGTTATGAAATGGCATTAACCACATTACGTGAAATTGCGAATGGTAAACGCGAGCTTGGCCTTCCAACGGTAGACACACCCGAAGAAGGAAGCGTAGGTAAAGTAGAGCTTGTTCAAACTAACGAGCGATTATTTACCCGAAACACATTGCGAGGCGTTCTGTAA
- a CDS encoding phage tail tape measure protein, whose translation MSNKLVTDIVLNLAGNLSQKAKQYGANMSEFAKKNERAMSLVKKSSEAAGRGIDSLGNRYMGLASTVVAGTAVKNVAAFEAQITRMGTNAMLSAEQVDMLTASIQEISNQKDIRIATTDLTSGVNELLGKSGDLEFVNDNLENMGLLMQAFGVDAKSTGAIFSQFREKGVKSTSEVMDTIDQLYGQFAVGSVGVEELAGVSEQLFSIYQGKGQDAIIQMGALLQLFAKTKGSADESVTAIEAVFSAFTDKKNVEFLDQKGIEVFKKGTKELREPVELLMEILDKAENDPMKLRGVFDGTAVSGLASLYSEENKQLLIKMTSGTAELGATQKAAATNAATFNSAMASMNNTFNKIANDKLAQPIQDIADAINSVDSETIDDWLKWGETAVIAIGGIIAAKKGMDFVNTTRDFFGKGGKGGGSGAGGMQDLGAMPVYVVNMPGGGMGGDIVTTDSNGKTPRNERSGFKGAIQKGLVSLVQGGTVAYASSIAPEFKSPLILDELTLSILHNFLKTFQYQQGYLMC comes from the coding sequence ATGTCCAATAAACTAGTTACCGATATTGTTCTTAATCTCGCTGGTAACCTTTCTCAAAAAGCAAAACAATACGGCGCGAACATGTCGGAGTTCGCAAAGAAAAACGAACGCGCCATGAGTCTTGTCAAAAAATCATCCGAAGCCGCAGGTCGTGGTATTGACTCATTAGGTAATCGTTATATGGGTCTTGCTAGTACGGTTGTTGCAGGAACGGCAGTCAAGAACGTTGCTGCATTTGAAGCACAAATTACTCGTATGGGTACTAACGCTATGTTAAGCGCAGAGCAAGTCGATATGCTTACCGCTTCCATTCAAGAAATTTCAAATCAAAAAGATATTCGCATTGCAACCACAGATTTAACTTCTGGTGTTAATGAACTTTTAGGTAAGTCAGGTGATTTGGAGTTTGTAAATGACAACCTTGAAAACATGGGTTTGCTTATGCAGGCATTTGGTGTGGATGCTAAATCAACAGGAGCGATCTTTTCTCAGTTTCGTGAGAAAGGGGTTAAATCTACATCTGAAGTAATGGACACTATTGATCAATTATACGGTCAGTTCGCTGTTGGTAGCGTTGGCGTAGAAGAATTAGCTGGCGTGTCAGAGCAATTATTCTCAATCTATCAAGGAAAAGGCCAAGATGCGATTATTCAAATGGGCGCATTGCTGCAACTGTTTGCTAAAACAAAAGGAAGTGCAGATGAATCTGTAACAGCTATTGAAGCAGTATTTTCTGCATTCACTGATAAAAAGAATGTTGAATTTTTAGATCAAAAAGGTATTGAGGTATTCAAGAAAGGAACCAAAGAGCTAAGAGAGCCAGTTGAGTTATTAATGGAAATCTTAGATAAAGCTGAAAATGACCCAATGAAGTTGCGTGGAGTTTTTGATGGTACTGCCGTTAGTGGATTAGCTTCACTTTATTCAGAAGAAAACAAACAGCTATTAATTAAGATGACGTCAGGTACTGCCGAATTAGGCGCAACGCAAAAGGCAGCGGCTACTAACGCGGCCACGTTTAACAGTGCAATGGCATCAATGAATAACACCTTTAATAAAATAGCCAATGACAAGCTTGCTCAACCCATCCAAGACATTGCAGATGCGATAAACAGCGTAGACAGCGAAACCATTGATGATTGGCTTAAGTGGGGTGAAACCGCTGTCATCGCTATTGGTGGCATTATTGCAGCCAAAAAAGGAATGGACTTTGTAAATACCACTCGTGACTTTTTCGGCAAAGGTGGTAAAGGTGGCGGTTCAGGTGCCGGAGGTATGCAAGATTTAGGGGCAATGCCTGTTTATGTTGTGAACATGCCAGGTGGAGGTATGGGTGGTGATATTGTTACCACTGATTCAAACGGCAAAACACCAAGGAATGAACGTTCAGGATTCAAAGGGGCCATTCAAAAAGGTTTAGTAAGTTTAGTTCAAGGTGGAACTGTAGCATATGCATCATCAATTGCTCCTGAATTTAAATCTCCATTAATTTTAGACGAGCTAACACTGTCGATACTTCACAACTTCCTGAAAACTTTCCAGTATCAGCAGGGTTACTTGATGTGTTAG
- a CDS encoding phage virion morphogenesis protein produces MGISVQVTGAEELERYQRLVDTLSDSKHKDELLDSLGAIVESQTRRRIADEKTAPDGTAWQAWSSGYEKTRHGNQSLLQGEGDLLDSIQYIVEKNQVRIGSPLPYAGVHQDGFSGQVQVDAHTRLITQAFGKALAFPVYQSVAAFSRQMEILQRQFLGLSSDNQTEVFAVIGDFWKEVMA; encoded by the coding sequence ATGGGTATTAGCGTTCAGGTTACTGGAGCAGAAGAGCTTGAGCGCTATCAACGCTTGGTTGATACCTTATCTGATTCGAAGCATAAAGATGAATTACTCGATAGCCTTGGTGCCATCGTTGAAAGCCAAACAAGACGACGCATTGCGGATGAAAAAACCGCACCAGATGGTACTGCATGGCAAGCATGGTCAAGCGGTTATGAAAAGACCAGGCATGGTAATCAATCTTTACTGCAAGGTGAAGGCGATTTATTAGATTCAATTCAATACATCGTTGAGAAAAACCAAGTAAGAATTGGTTCACCTCTGCCCTATGCAGGCGTTCATCAAGATGGGTTTTCAGGTCAGGTTCAAGTTGATGCTCACACCAGACTCATTACTCAAGCGTTTGGTAAAGCGTTAGCGTTTCCTGTTTATCAATCCGTTGCAGCATTTAGCCGACAAATGGAAATACTACAGCGTCAGTTCTTAGGGCTTAGTAGCGACAACCAAACCGAAGTCTTTGCGGTTATCGGTGACTTTTGGAAGGAAGTAATGGCATGA
- a CDS encoding phage GP46 family protein, giving the protein MSARIVYDSAGVMIESGSVQDDSLTALVFISMFTDARAEDSDVLPDNSNDRRGWPGDTFYDEPWGSRLWLLYREKLTTDVRNRAVKYTEDCLSWMLVESGDGVTAKSITVTGSIPQYQVLALTVVITKPDDSVITLTVSKQWDIQYAL; this is encoded by the coding sequence ATGAGCGCACGCATCGTTTATGACAGCGCAGGTGTAATGATAGAGAGCGGAAGTGTTCAAGATGACTCACTTACCGCTCTTGTTTTTATCTCTATGTTTACCGATGCTAGAGCTGAAGATTCAGATGTATTACCAGATAATTCTAACGACCGTCGCGGTTGGCCTGGCGATACATTTTATGACGAACCATGGGGCTCTCGCCTATGGCTTCTTTACCGCGAAAAACTCACCACTGATGTTCGTAACCGTGCCGTTAAATACACTGAAGACTGTTTGTCTTGGATGCTTGTAGAGAGTGGTGATGGCGTTACTGCAAAATCAATTACAGTAACGGGTTCTATTCCTCAATATCAAGTTCTTGCCTTAACGGTGGTTATCACAAAACCAGATGATAGCGTCATTACACTGACTGTATCTAAACAATGGGATATTCAATATGCCTTATAG
- a CDS encoding DNA circularization N-terminal domain-containing protein has translation MSFETRLMASIRGIEFKLEDADGNSGRRAVPHAYPKRNTGWTEDNGAVLTNQTITGIVVGDNYVKELVDILAALNKPGSCELIHPWFGVQQVQVGKVSHKLVNKEDGIATFSFEVFEAGKALFPVAGIDTVHAVKAESAASQEASNKEFEKEWNKDAEQGAGDMIDAFLDDLEEFTRGLPSLPSELREWTDRLIRVKDSVGKLLAYPGELAREVMGLLEDIKSVVKDPIRSLEVYDQVKNRWDGERAELAITGGLTKNIVTDGTNASSVPNSANPITQANIIQNSETFKTLVLESAVVSKASALGDSIIIQDLSAKVEVITGLTGADSQAVLTGQQLRNIGYTIADELAERAAIAVDVGSSSVWRQFRVLRQAVLNDTKERAELLPQLSIYTPIITNPVALVAWRETGNTELRQSIVRRNGIKNPSFIQANEPIEVING, from the coding sequence ATGTCGTTTGAAACCCGTTTAATGGCCTCTATTCGTGGCATTGAATTTAAACTTGAAGATGCAGACGGTAACTCTGGCCGTCGTGCAGTTCCTCATGCTTACCCAAAAAGAAACACAGGATGGACAGAAGACAACGGCGCAGTGCTTACCAATCAAACCATTACTGGAATTGTGGTTGGTGATAATTACGTTAAAGAATTAGTCGATATTCTTGCTGCATTAAATAAACCAGGGTCGTGTGAGTTAATCCACCCTTGGTTTGGGGTGCAGCAAGTTCAAGTGGGTAAAGTCAGCCATAAGCTTGTCAATAAAGAAGATGGTATTGCCACTTTTAGCTTTGAAGTGTTTGAAGCAGGGAAAGCATTATTCCCTGTTGCTGGTATTGATACGGTTCATGCAGTAAAAGCAGAATCAGCAGCCAGCCAAGAAGCCAGTAATAAAGAGTTTGAAAAGGAATGGAATAAAGACGCAGAGCAAGGCGCAGGCGATATGATTGATGCGTTCTTGGATGACTTGGAAGAGTTTACGCGAGGACTTCCTTCCCTTCCTTCTGAATTAAGAGAATGGACAGACCGATTAATTCGAGTAAAAGATTCTGTAGGAAAACTGCTTGCTTATCCTGGCGAATTAGCTCGTGAAGTAATGGGGTTATTAGAAGACATTAAAAGCGTGGTTAAGGATCCTATTCGTTCACTCGAAGTTTATGACCAAGTAAAAAACCGTTGGGATGGCGAACGAGCTGAGTTAGCTATTACGGGTGGTTTAACAAAAAACATTGTTACTGATGGCACTAACGCAAGCTCAGTACCAAACAGTGCAAACCCGATTACTCAAGCGAATATCATTCAAAACAGTGAAACTTTTAAAACACTAGTTCTTGAATCCGCTGTGGTATCTAAAGCATCCGCATTAGGCGACTCAATCATTATTCAAGATTTGTCCGCAAAAGTTGAAGTGATTACAGGTTTAACCGGTGCAGACAGTCAAGCCGTCCTTACTGGTCAGCAATTACGAAATATTGGTTATACGATAGCGGATGAATTGGCAGAACGAGCAGCCATTGCGGTTGATGTTGGCAGTTCTTCAGTTTGGCGTCAGTTCAGAGTGCTACGTCAAGCTGTACTTAATGATACAAAAGAGCGTGCAGAGCTGTTGCCTCAACTTAGTATTTATACGCCTATTATAACGAACCCTGTTGCCTTGGTGGCTTGGAGAGAAACAGGCAATACCGAATTAAGACAAAGCATAGTTCGTCGTAATGGAATTAAGAATCCATCATTTATTCAAGCGAATGAGCCTATCGAGGTAATTAATGGATAA
- a CDS encoding phage tail assembly protein, which translates to MALMTFELKDGFKVGDDIHTEVGLKELSSGDLIDAQMAAEKIIIHDGTPVAYTSDVLYGLEMLVRQIEYIGNVQGPFQIKELRKLSPGDLNEIQKQSSNLDKLLMKEFEQRGRSNGAS; encoded by the coding sequence ATGGCATTAATGACGTTTGAACTAAAAGACGGCTTCAAGGTGGGTGATGATATCCACACTGAAGTGGGGTTAAAAGAGCTAAGCAGTGGTGATTTGATTGATGCTCAAATGGCTGCCGAAAAGATCATTATTCATGATGGAACACCAGTCGCTTATACCTCTGATGTGCTTTACGGATTAGAAATGCTTGTTCGCCAAATTGAATACATCGGTAATGTTCAAGGTCCATTTCAAATCAAAGAGCTTCGTAAGTTATCACCAGGTGACTTGAATGAAATTCAAAAGCAATCAAGCAACCTAGATAAATTATTAATGAAGGAGTTTGAACAGCGGGGGCGATCTAACGGCGCTTCCTGA
- a CDS encoding phage baseplate assembly protein, whose product MDKVSLKINGAVYSGWTNVQITRALDAMSGSFELSLTWDLKNAIDKPINEGDSCVVELGTDRVITGFIDDWIPSYDESEVTIAVSGRDKTGDLVDCSVVGHSQFLNLTLSQIAIEICKPFNIKVVVDANVGEAFSRVSVEQGETCHELLTRLAKQRGIMLTSDVYGNLVLTKASNEVLPTALVLGENIKAARGRFSRRDRFSKFIVKATGYGGGNEWDSTAVTSVGGQKAEITDKQITRYRPKIIINDEISTAEGASKRGQWERQRSIGESNTSEITVTGWRMQEGGKLWETNKLVTVKDPIQGLDGNLLIKTIMFSEDDSGRLTVIGVIPREAMDIPVSIEKETQVDAGWSGAVIER is encoded by the coding sequence ATGGATAAGGTGTCTTTGAAAATCAATGGTGCGGTATATTCTGGATGGACTAATGTTCAAATCACAAGAGCGCTTGATGCTATGTCGGGAAGTTTTGAGTTAAGTCTAACTTGGGATTTAAAGAACGCCATTGATAAGCCAATTAATGAAGGCGATAGCTGCGTGGTTGAGTTAGGTACTGACCGAGTGATTACAGGCTTTATTGATGATTGGATCCCAAGCTATGACGAATCTGAAGTCACCATCGCAGTAAGTGGCCGTGATAAAACGGGAGACTTGGTGGATTGCTCTGTGGTTGGTCACTCTCAGTTTCTTAATTTAACCTTATCTCAAATCGCCATCGAAATATGCAAGCCCTTTAATATTAAAGTTGTGGTCGATGCAAATGTGGGTGAAGCGTTTAGTCGCGTTTCTGTAGAGCAAGGTGAAACATGTCACGAGCTGCTTACTCGCTTAGCAAAGCAACGTGGCATTATGCTAACCAGTGATGTTTACGGAAACTTAGTGCTGACTAAAGCAAGCAATGAAGTGCTACCAACTGCGCTTGTGTTAGGTGAAAACATCAAAGCAGCGCGTGGGCGATTCTCTCGACGTGATCGCTTTAGTAAGTTCATCGTTAAAGCGACGGGTTATGGTGGAGGTAATGAGTGGGACAGTACGGCAGTTACTTCAGTTGGTGGTCAAAAAGCTGAAATCACCGATAAACAGATTACTCGATACCGTCCTAAAATCATTATTAATGACGAAATATCAACAGCTGAAGGTGCGAGCAAGCGCGGACAGTGGGAACGTCAACGTAGCATTGGCGAGTCAAATACTTCTGAGATAACCGTAACAGGTTGGAGAATGCAGGAAGGCGGTAAGCTTTGGGAAACCAATAAACTGGTTACGGTTAAAGATCCAATTCAAGGTCTTGATGGTAATTTATTAATTAAGACGATCATGTTTAGTGAAGATGATTCTGGACGATTAACCGTGATAGGTGTTATTCCACGTGAAGCGATGGACATTCCTGTATCAATTGAAAAAGAAACACAAGTAGACGCTGGATGGTCTGGCGCAGTAATTGAACGTTAA
- a CDS encoding phage baseplate assembly protein V, whose translation MNNRMIEKLLAPIRRRLSLMVARGIVTLVNDGTKRQNIQVIGFADEVVDNMERFQNYGLTSVPPKSSEVVAVATSGLRSGLVAVSVEDKECRPKNLEELAVMLYHLEGHGITLSKDGKIHISSTDVILEASNSFTIISPETLIQGPLHVTGGISTDLGMFANSGITSNGIITGSDLSAGNFSYLGHYHNAGGSNTSPPIG comes from the coding sequence ATGAACAATAGAATGATTGAAAAATTGTTGGCACCAATACGCCGTCGTTTAAGTTTAATGGTCGCACGAGGCATTGTAACGTTAGTTAATGATGGCACTAAACGACAAAACATTCAGGTTATCGGCTTTGCAGATGAAGTTGTCGATAATATGGAAAGGTTTCAGAACTACGGCCTAACCTCTGTACCACCAAAAAGCAGTGAAGTCGTTGCGGTGGCGACATCGGGATTGCGTTCTGGATTAGTTGCTGTTTCTGTAGAAGATAAAGAATGCAGACCTAAAAATCTGGAAGAGTTGGCCGTAATGCTTTACCATCTTGAAGGTCACGGCATCACTCTTTCCAAAGACGGTAAAATTCACATATCATCAACTGATGTTATTCTCGAAGCGTCAAACTCATTCACTATTATATCCCCAGAGACGTTAATTCAAGGCCCTCTGCATGTTACTGGCGGCATATCAACTGATTTAGGTATGTTTGCAAATAGTGGAATTACTTCAAATGGGATTATTACTGGTTCTGATTTATCAGCAGGTAACTTTTCTTATCTTGGTCACTATCACAATGCAGGAGGGTCAAATACTTCACCACCGATTGGGTAG